The stretch of DNA CTTCTTCCCCAGCCgtgcccttctttcccccagtAAAGCTGCCCCAGATCTTTAAAATCTTGGGAGCCAAGAGTGCCGAAGGACTGAGTCTCCAGTCAGTGATGCTGGAGCTCACGGCGTTGACTGGAACTGTGGTCTACAGCATCACCAACAACTTCCCCTTCAGGTGAGGGGCCCACTCCTCACTCCCAAGGCCTAGTTGTTATTTGTTTACTGGGGAGCGGGGAGTGCTCAgagacaacttgtaggagctggttctcttcttccagtgtGGATCCcggggctggaactcaggttctccaGCCCTAGCACCCCCACAGCTCTAGTAAGGGCTACAGCCCTCGCAGAAGTGTAGTCAGTGAGCCAGGTCTGGGGTAGGCGGGGGAGCACAGGCCTGGTGGATGGCTATGGAGGCTTTCCCCGCCTCTTTCCAGGCCTGCCTTTTCCCTCCCAACTCTTGACTCTACAGCTCTTGGGGTGAAGCACTGTTCCTGACACTCCAGACAATTGCCATCTGCTTCCTGGTCATGCACTACAGAGGAGAGACCGTCAAAGGTGCCAGGGAATTGCTGGAGAGCAGGCGTGGATCTTGGGGATCTTGTTGGGGACTCAGGAGGTTCAAGAGAGCTCCTTGTCTCCCTGACCCTTAGGCATTGCTTTCCTTGCCTGTTATGCGATGCTCCTGCTGGCGCTGCTCTCCCCACTCACGCCTCTGGCTGTAGTGACCCTGCTCCAGGCCTCCAATGTGCCTGCTGTGGTGGTGGGGAAGGTGGGTACTCCGAGTGAaagggtgtgtgctgtgtggtggAGGCAGAATGGAACCTCAAAGGGTGGACTGTTAGTCTGGGGGAAATGAGGGCATTAGTTCAGGTGACAGAAGCCAAAGTATGGATTTCTCTAGTTGCTCCAGGCAGCCACCAACTACCATAATGGGCACACGGGCCAGCTTTCCGCTATCACAGTGTTTATGCTGTTTGGGGGCTCTTTGGCCCGAATCTTCACTTCTGTTCAGGTGAGTGCACCTTCTGTCCTCTAGAGGGCACTAAAACCTCATGCGCCCAGCTGAGTAGTAAGCTGCTTCCTCTGGAACCTTTCTAGATCTGTGTTGTCTCTCCTAAACAGGAAACTGGAGACCCCCTCATGGCTGGAGTCTTTGTGGTCTCTTCCCTCTGCAACGGCCTCATTGCTGCCCAGGTCCTCTTCTACTGGAATGCAAAGCCTCctcacaaacagaaaaaggagcaGTAGTGCTGGGGCAGCTTCTAGAACCATTCCATCCGGCCACTACCTTCAGGTTCCTCCACAGGACCTGGTCTGCTGGTACCACTTAATCATCCTCCATTCCACTTTAACTGCAGCCTCCTGAGCCAGGGTTCGCGTAAACAGCACTACTCCTTTCAGCAGGGGCTGAGGCTGCCTTTCTAAGCAGCTGTCTTCTTATTGGAGCAATGTCATGCCTTGTCCACTACCTTCCTTCTGGGCAGAGGACAGAGCCTGGACAAACGTGGTTGGGAGCTTGTGGCTGCTTCCCTCTGCCACCTGGCTGGGATAATCTATGGACCCCAgttctggaggtgggggaggggagaatgacTCAGATAAGGGcctcggggtggggtggggaggctcCTGCTGTGGCAGGTCCAGACGGAAGGGAAGGGTGTGGAGAAGACATGGGCTGCTGCTGTAATGAGACAATAAAGACTCAGAGACGGGCTTTCATTGTACAAAATCACGTTTAGTGTAGGTTTGTGCATTCTGCTTCCTTGGGAGACTTGTAGGCCTCTGAACTGGAAAGGGATGGGTCTGTGTGTGGGGTTGGCCCTGGATGTCTCTGCCAGTTAAAGGTGGGTTACAGACATGGGGCACCAGCAAGGGAAGTATTGTATGGAGTGGTAGAGCCTGGGGATAAGCAGGTAGGAAAAGAGGGCATTAGCTCCCCCTGGAGCCTAGGATCACTCTGAGGAAGGGAGCGCGACGAGGGGGCCTCCGGTCT from Microtus ochrogaster isolate Prairie Vole_2 chromosome 7, MicOch1.0, whole genome shotgun sequence encodes:
- the Mpdu1 gene encoding mannose-P-dolichol utilization defect 1 protein isoform X2 → MAGEADGPFKRVLVPVLLPEKCYDQLFVQWDLLHVPCLKILLSKGLGLGIVAGSLLVKLPQIFKILGAKSAEGLSLQSVMLELTALTGTVVYSITNNFPFSCSRQPPTTIMGTRASFPLSQCLCCLGALWPESSLLFRKLETPSWLESLWSLPSATASLLPRSSSTGMQSLLTNRKRSSSAGAASRTIPSGHYLQVPPQDLVCWYHLIILHSTLTAAS
- the Mpdu1 gene encoding mannose-P-dolichol utilization defect 1 protein isoform X1, whose protein sequence is MAGEADGPFKRVLVPVLLPEKCYDQLFVQWDLLHVPCLKILLSKGLGLGIVAGSLLVKLPQIFKILGAKSAEGLSLQSVMLELTALTGTVVYSITNNFPFSSWGEALFLTLQTIAICFLVMHYRGETVKGIAFLACYAMLLLALLSPLTPLAVVTLLQASNVPAVVVGKLLQAATNYHNGHTGQLSAITVFMLFGGSLARIFTSVQETGDPLMAGVFVVSSLCNGLIAAQVLFYWNAKPPHKQKKEQ